One Brassica napus cultivar Da-Ae chromosome C4, Da-Ae, whole genome shotgun sequence genomic region harbors:
- the LOC125585480 gene encoding uncharacterized protein LOC125585480: MRGIVACYSEHAINVSDAYCSGPSSHSYVSPTLPPSIPDTVTTTYKSHLPSSDKPVYVSLTWSDNLTVVISTQPNSYSVSLKKPKGSRNLTSSSGSLNAEILWDLTEAEYDNNGPEATRGFSVTVLVNSEITLRVGDVRDTSSWRVSRTERFSGACWLSTKARFSNAGDKHEIQIQCGGGGGSGGGGGEEGYLWKTKSPETMSVWVDKKKVFEVKKLKWNFRGNQTMFFDGMLIDMMWDLHDWFSRETASLSSTSSSSSSSSSSPPCAVFMFRRRSGLDSRLWLEEDEEENKKKIGVREAKHAFSLVICVSKK; encoded by the coding sequence ATGAGAGGCATCGTGGCTTGTTACAGCGAACACGCCATTAACGTATCGGATGCGTACTGTTCAGGTCCTTCTAGTCATTCTTACGTGTCCCCGACATTACCTCCTTCCATCCCCGACACAGTAACTACAACTTATAAATCCCATCTCCCTTCTTCCGACAAACCCGTCTATGTTTCGCTCACCTGGTCGGATAATCTCACCGTCGTGATCTCCACGCAACCGAATTCTTACTCTGTCTCCCTCAAGAAACCAAAAGGGTCAAGAAACTTGACTTCTTCCTCCGGTTCACTCAACGCAGAGATCCTCTGGGATCTAACGGAGGCAGAGTACGATAACAACGGACCAGAAGCAACCAGAGGATTCTCCGTCACCGTTTTGGTCAACTCCGAGATCACCCTGAGAGTCGGCGACGTGCGAGACACGTCATCGTGGCGGGTCTCGCGAACGGAGAGGTTCTCTGGAGCTTGCTGGCTCTCCACGAAGGCTCGGTTCTCCAACGCCGGAGATAAACACGAGATTCAGATCCAATGCGGCGGAGGAGGTGGTAGTGGAGGTGGCGGTGGAGAAGAAGGGTACTTATGGAAAACGAAAAGTCCAGAAACGATGTCGGTTTGGGTGGATAAGAAGAAAGTGTTTGAGGTGAAGAAGCTGAAATGGAATTTTAGAGGGAACCAAACGATGTTCTTCGATGGAATGCTTATTGACATGATGTGGGACTTACACGACTGGTTCTCCAGAGAAACGGCATCGTTATCTTCCActtcatcgtcttcttcttcctcatcgtcTTCTCCTCCATGTGCTGTGTTTATGTTCAGGAGAAGGAGTGGATTGGATAGTAGATTGTGGCtcgaggaagacgaagaagagaataagaaaaaGATTGGAGTAAGGGAAGCCAAACATGCGTTTTCTCTTGTCATTTGTGTctctaaaaagtaa
- the LOC106394588 gene encoding uncharacterized protein LOC106394588, with protein MISNNISKGETNNKKPNFVSDNNWKLMWRHLNTPQALHVSNTNSKNRKSERDGDGIHQHISGSKSYAKVKYEMMIELGEEPAITDLVRKAHMKSDGTFVDKCAQRIIEEVESIVVSEHPSTDETDSQGSNSEASITPLMRDEAFYKVVKPHKGRLFGLGTAQMENYDHIAPPVVVLTRQAQLEKEVINLTGMVKLMSQQLTALCEARGVTASDATTNPSPSSPPTTNEPRI; from the exons ATGATCTCAAACAACATTAGCAAGGGAGAGACAAACAACAAAAAACCCAACTTTGTCTCTGATAACAACTGGAAGTTGATGTGGAGACATTTGAACACTCCTCAGGCACTTCATGTTAGCAACACAAACTCCAAGAATAGGAAATCAGAGCGTGATGGAGATGGTATACATCAACACATCTCAGGTTCCAAATCTTATGCCAAGGTCAAATATGAAATG ATGATTGAGTTGGGTGAGGAGCCAGCTATCACTGACCTGGTGCGGAAGGCTCATATGAAAAGTGACGGCACGTTTGTAGACAAGTGTGCACAGAGGATTATTGAAGAAGTTGAGTCTATTGTTGTTTCAGAACACCCCAGCACTGATGAGACTGATAGCCAAGGCTCCAACTCAGAAGCATCAATCACACCACTTATGAGAGATGAGGCTTTTTACAAG GTGGTCAAGCCACACAAAGGCAGGCTGTTTGGACTTGGAACAGCACAAATGGAGAACTATGATCACATTGCTCCACCTGTTGTTGTTCTTACTCGTCAAGCTCAATTGGAGAAAGAGGTGATTAATCTTACTGGCATGGTCAAGTTGATGAGCCAGCAGCTCACTGCTTTGTGTGAAGCTAGAGGAGTAACAGCCTCTGATGCAACTACCAACCCTTCTCCATCTTCACCTCCTACCACCAATGAGCCGAGAATCTAG
- the LOC106392673 gene encoding ethylene-responsive transcription factor ERF024-like: MNIPGTSKENSGRHPLYKGVRQRKNSDKWVSEIREPRKPNRIWLGTFSTPEMAAIAYDVAALALKGTQTGLNFPNSASSLPVPASMSPGDIQAAAASAAAAFGAARDAIVVANNSSVERSNVMMNGSYENTNGFMDEDLIFDMPNVLMNMAEGMLLSPPCQFTFDAASEADDYAGEDDYLWNFT; the protein is encoded by the coding sequence ATGAACATACCAGGAACCTCCAAAGAAAATAGCGGTCGCCACCCTTTGTACAAGGGAGTGAGACAACGAAAGAACTCAGACAAATGGGTTTCTGAGATCCGTGAGCCGAGAAAACCTAACCGTATCTGGTTAGGGACATTCTCGACCCCGGAGATGGCGGCAATTGCCTATGATGTGGCAGCTCTAGCCCTCAAGGGAACTCAAACTGGGCTCAACTTTCCAAACTCAGCCTCCTCTTTGCCTGTCCCAGCCTCCATGTCTCCAGGAGACATCCAAGCCGCAGCCGCTTCAGCCGCCGCTGCTTTTGGTGCTGCTAGGGATGCGATTGTAGTGGCCAATAATAGCAGTGTGGAACGGAGTAACGTGATGATGAATGGTAGTTATGAGAATACAAATGGATTTATGGACGAGGATTTGATATTCGACATGCCTAATGTGCTCATGAATATGGCTGAAGGAATGCTTCTCAGCCCACCTTGTCAATTCACCTTTGATGCTGCTTCCGAAGCTGATGATTACGCCGGAGAAGACGATTACTTGTGGAATTTTACTTGA
- the LOC106395500 gene encoding UPF0481 protein At3g47200-like: protein MMDQPPLCDDQLDHKNKNTNHKDYASPKTTPQHLFNNIIFTNSTPIKMVDTAEPPPKVSIHDGGESLLKIRIDSMHKKLKEPPRLLSSAAGKQSCSIFRVPQSMIDCNGRCYEPRVVSIGPYHRGHTHLQMMEEHKWLYLDALLTRTHQTKSLTLEDYMKTVKSVEDEARECYSERIHMKADEFNEMMVLDGCFILELFRKVSQLVPFQQDDPIVAMAWVLPFFYRDFLRIENQIPFIVLESLFRLTRGDDEKETNASLPSLAFAFFNNTMHRTHQDLARFKDQKAKHLLDLVRSSLLPESELHARSVTNPGKKKVPSNIIHSISKLRRAGIKIRELKDAESFIVVRFRHGAIEMPSITVDDFMSSFLQNCVAYEQCHVACSKHFTTYATLLDCLMNTYKDVEYLCDQNIIENYFGTEAEVAGFVNSLGRDVAFDMADCYLNDLFKDVNEYYKSSWHVEWASFKYTYFSSPWSFVSALAAFVLLILSIVQTIFTIFQAYQR from the coding sequence atgATGGACCAACCTCCATTATGTGACGATCAACTGgaccacaaaaataaaaataccaatCACAAAGACTATGCTAGTCCCAAAACTACCCCTCAACACCTTTTTAATAACATCATTTTCACTAATTCCACACCAATAAAAATGGTTGACACGGCCGAGCCACCGCCTAAGGTCTCCATACACGACGGAGGAGAAAGCCTCCTCAAGATCCGCATTGACAGTATGCATAAGAAGCTAAAGGAGCCACCAAGATTGCTCAGCTCAGCCGCTggaaaacaatcttgctccatCTTCCGAGTACCTCAGAGCATGATTGATTGCAACGGTAGATGCTATGAGCCCCGAGTGGTCTCCATAGGACCGTACCACCGAGGCCACACACACCTCCAAATGATGGAAGAACACAAATGGCTTTACCTAGATGCTCTCCTCACTCGAACCCACCAAACAAAATCCTTAACCCTAGAGGATTACATGAAGACCGTCAAGAGCGTTGAGGACGAGGCACGAGAGTGTTACTCCGAGAGAATACACATGAAGGCAGATGAGTTCAACGAGATGATGGTTCTTGACGGTTGTTTCATTCTTGAGCTGTTTCGTAAAGTCAGTCAACTTGTTCCTTTCCAACAAGACGATCCAATCGTGGCCATGGCTTGGGTGCTTCCTTTCTTCTACAGAGACTTTCTACGTATCGAGAATCAAATCCCTTTCATCGTTCTTGAATCTTTGTTCCGTCTCACGAGAGGTGACGACGAGAAAGAGACCAACGCTTCTTTACCGTCTCTAGCGTTTGCGTTTTTCAACAACACCATGCACAGAACACACCAAGATCTCGCGAGGTTCAAAGACCAAAAAGCCAAACACCTCCTTGACCTAGTCCGGTCAAGCCTCCTCCCGGAGAGTGAGCTTCACGCGAGGTCAGTAACCAATCCAGGGAAGAAGAAGGTACCGTCAAACATCATCCACAGCATCTCGAAGCTCCGAAGAGCTGGGATCAAGATCCGCGAGCTTAAAGACGCGGAGAGCTTCATCGTTGTGAGGTTCAGACACGGAGCGATCGAGATGCCTAGCATCACCGTCGACGACTTCATGAGCAGTTTCTTACAAAACTGCGTGGCGTACGAGCAGTGCCACGTGGCGTGCTCCAAGCATTTCACGACGTACGCTACGTTACTAGACTGTTTGATGAATACTTACAAAGACGTTGAGTATCTATGCGACCAAAACATAATAGAGAATTATTTCGGAACAGAAGCTGAGGTTGCCGGATTCGTGAACAGTCTAGGCAGAGACGTTGCGTTCGACATGGCGGATTGTTATCTTAACGACTTGTTTAAAGATGTGAATGAGTATTACAAGAGTAGTTGGCACGTGGAGTGGGCTAGTTTCAAGTACACTTACTTTAGTTCTCCTTGGTCTTTTGTCTCTGCTCTTGCTGCTTTTGTTCTTTTGATCTTGTCTATTGTTCAGACTATCTTCACCATCTTCCAGGCTTATCAAAGATAA
- the LOC106392381 gene encoding nucleoprotein TPR-like, translating to MLGNSQIQALTLYPMSITVPHLSLSSPNLSLSSYKKEHTSSFVSMAAEKKKHLHELLEDDQEPFHLNHYISELRSQMGCSALRVKKRKSEHATVLPPGFFSCERSCFFATHNNSPDPRKSPLFELRSPANKKSRDGRVFLQIPTRTAAILLEAAARIQKQQVEKADNTNNRARNLGNGFGMFGSVLKRLTNRKAKPCLHSADGNAVSSERESEQTSSSTRRERLVEVDDKCFCESPFHFVLHTTPSTSGNRTPHFTSTATSPARRSTEDEDSDETESLEKVRGQGEEDKEEEDKEQCSPVSVLDPLEEEEEEDHHQREPDHINLPPCSFEVVQRAKRRLLKKLRRFEKLAGLDPVDLEGKMSEEDEEEDEESEEDDNVRVYDSDEEYEDVDDAMARESGSAEEERRKKNDERQKKWRMMNAWRVGMGAEEDVDVVVQKDMRGESGEWTKHGGEVEEAVSDLELSIFFFLIDELSHELVSSPP from the exons atGCTAGGAAATAGCCAAATCCAAGCATTGACTCTTTATCCAATGTCTATAACTGTTCCTCATCTTTCACTCTCTTCAccaaacctctctctctcttcttataaGAAAGAGCACACAAGTAGTTTTGTCTCCATGGCTgctgagaagaagaaacacTTACATGAGCTTCTTGAAGATGACCAAGAACCTTTTCATCTCAACCATTACATCTCCGAACTTAGGTCTCAGATGGGTTGCTCGGCTTTGCGTGTCAAGAAACGAAAGTCTGAACACGCCACCGTTCTACCTCCTGGTTTCTTCTCATGCGAGCGTTCTTGTTTCTTCGCGACTCATAATAACTCTCCCGACCCTAGAAAGTCTCCTCTCTTTGAACTCCGTTCTCCGGCGAACAAGAAGAGTCGTGACGGTCGAGTTTTCCTTCAGATACCGACAAGAACCGCCGCAATTCTGCTGGAAGCGGCGGCCAGGATTCAGAAGCAGCAGGTCGAGAAGGCTGATAATACAAATAACAGAGCTCGGAACCTAGGAAACGGGTTTGGTATGTTCGGGTCTGTTTTGAAGCGGTTAACTAACCGTAAAGCCAAACCGTGTCTGCATAGCGCTGATGGAAACGCGGTTTCGTCTGAACGCGAGTCGGAACAGACGAGTAGTAGCACCCGGCGAGAGCGTTTGGTGGAGGTTGATGATAAGTGCTTTTGTGAGAGCCCTTTTCATTTCGTCCTCCATACAACTCCTTCTACTTCCGGTAACCGGACTCCCCACTTCACGTCGACGGCTACTTCTCCGGCGAGACGCAGTACAGAG GACGAAGATAGCGATGAGACAGAGAGCTTAGAGAAAGTGAGaggacaaggagaagaagataaagaagaggaagacaagGAACAATGTAGCCCTGTTTCTGTACTTGACCCTcttgaggaagaggaggaggaggaccaCCACCAACGTGAGCCTGACCATATAAATCTCCCCCCGTGCAGCTTTGAAGTTGTACAAC GGGCGAAAAGGCGGCTACTCAAGAAGCTACGTAGATTCGAGAAGTTGGCAGGGCTGGATCCGGTAGACCTCGAAGGGAAGAtgtcagaagaagatgaagaagaggatgagGAGAGCGAAGAAGACGATAACGTAAGGGTTTATGATTCGGATGAAGAATATGAGGATGTAGATGATGCAATGGCAAGAGAGAGTGGAAGCGCGGAAgaggagaggaggaagaagaatgaTGAGAGGCAGAAGAAGTGGAGGATGATGAATGCATGGAGAGTAGGAATGGGTGCGGAGGAAGATGTGGACGTGGTGGTGCAGAAAGATATGAGAGGAGAGTCCGGAGAATGGACAAAACACGGTGGAGAAGTGGAGGAGGCCGTGTCTGATCTTGAGCTCTCtatattcttcttcttgattGATGAACTTTCCCATGAACTTGTATCTTCTCCTCCATGA